A genomic segment from Curtobacterium sp. MCSS17_007 encodes:
- a CDS encoding ABC transporter permease codes for MVDYNRMDALAQEPLVVVGAPTSAVRGTWRELRDVFRQREMLGMLIRRDLKARYKDSALGFVWTLVRPLTQLLIYFFVMGQILGAAKGIDNFAIYVFTGLSAYTLFSEIVAGSTGSIVGNSGLIKKVYVPREVFPLASVGAALVNYAIQFGILLAATIALGVFPLHAGIVYLIPSVLVILVYGAAIGLVLAALNVYLRDVQFVIDVGLMVLLWGSPIVYSYSMVLDRLKVDWLLAVYTNNPLTLSVLGMQNAIWLHDPTTVVYPDHLMLRLVIAFVIGLVLLLGAQRIFSRLQGNFAQEL; via the coding sequence ATGGTCGACTACAACCGCATGGACGCCCTCGCGCAGGAGCCCCTCGTCGTGGTGGGCGCGCCGACGAGCGCGGTCCGCGGCACGTGGCGCGAACTCCGCGACGTGTTCCGCCAGCGCGAGATGCTCGGGATGCTCATCCGCCGTGACCTCAAGGCGCGGTACAAGGACTCGGCGCTCGGGTTCGTCTGGACGCTCGTCCGACCCCTGACCCAGCTCCTCATCTACTTCTTCGTGATGGGTCAGATCCTCGGCGCCGCGAAGGGCATCGACAACTTCGCGATCTACGTCTTCACCGGCCTGAGCGCCTACACGCTCTTCAGTGAGATCGTCGCCGGCTCCACCGGGTCGATCGTGGGCAACTCGGGCCTGATCAAGAAGGTCTACGTCCCACGAGAGGTCTTCCCCCTCGCGAGCGTCGGGGCGGCCCTCGTCAACTACGCGATCCAGTTCGGGATCCTGCTGGCGGCCACGATCGCCCTCGGGGTGTTCCCGCTGCACGCGGGCATCGTCTACCTGATCCCGTCGGTGCTCGTCATCCTCGTCTACGGTGCCGCGATCGGCCTCGTGCTCGCGGCCCTGAACGTGTACCTCCGCGACGTCCAGTTCGTCATCGACGTCGGCTTGATGGTGCTCCTCTGGGGATCGCCGATCGTGTACTCGTACTCGATGGTCCTCGACCGGCTCAAGGTCGACTGGCTCCTCGCGGTCTACACGAACAACCCCCTGACCCTGTCGGTGCTCGGCATGCAGAACGCCATCTGGCTGCACGACCCGACGACGGTCGTCTACCCGGACCACCTGATGCTCCGCCTGGTCATCGCGTTCGTCATCGGACTCGTGCTGCTGCTCGGCGCACAGCGCATCTTCTCCCGCCTGCAGGGCAACTTCGCGCAGGAGCTCTAG
- a CDS encoding ABC transporter ATP-binding protein, translated as MAISTPIAPTTTSDEAFPEVIVVDHVRKRFTVRKDNTIRERIVTLGRAGRAHRQDFWALDDVTVSIKAGSTVGLIGQNGSGKSTLLKAIGGIIQPTSGTVSRRGRLAALLELGAGFHPDLSGRENVYLNAALLGLSRKETEERFEDIHAFSGIGDFIDTQVKFYSSGMYVRLAFAVAVHTDPDVLLVDEVLAVGDEAFQRKCLDRIRTFQEQGKTIIIVTHSLSQVQEMCDRVVLLNKGKVLHDGDPIAAVSMFRDVLEERRQGELSQDVAVGRGTVLGASVHADGRGPRDGVRPGDDLIVDMEFEHLDGVSDWEAAVQINNTAGQVVYGTTTGIMGVSLEPLHGRRKLRLRIADTAFGTGKYFINVSMMDSAGRHLHDLPECDSFEVPSFGNAVGTVYAAPSIEDAD; from the coding sequence ATGGCCATCAGCACCCCCATCGCCCCCACGACGACCTCCGACGAGGCGTTCCCCGAGGTCATCGTCGTCGACCACGTCCGCAAGCGGTTCACGGTCCGCAAGGACAACACGATCCGGGAGCGCATCGTGACGCTCGGTCGTGCCGGTCGCGCACACCGCCAGGACTTCTGGGCGCTCGACGACGTGACGGTGTCCATCAAGGCCGGGTCCACCGTCGGCCTGATCGGCCAGAACGGCTCTGGCAAGTCGACCCTGCTCAAGGCGATCGGCGGCATCATCCAACCGACGTCCGGCACCGTGTCGCGCCGCGGTCGCCTCGCCGCGCTCCTCGAGCTCGGCGCGGGCTTCCACCCGGACCTGTCCGGCCGTGAGAACGTCTACCTCAACGCTGCACTGCTCGGGCTGAGCCGCAAGGAGACCGAGGAGCGATTCGAGGACATCCACGCGTTCTCGGGCATCGGCGACTTCATCGACACGCAGGTGAAGTTCTACTCGTCCGGCATGTACGTGCGCCTCGCCTTCGCCGTGGCCGTGCACACCGACCCGGACGTCCTGCTCGTCGACGAGGTGCTCGCCGTCGGCGACGAGGCGTTCCAACGCAAGTGCCTCGACCGCATCCGCACGTTCCAGGAACAAGGCAAGACGATCATCATCGTCACGCACTCGCTGAGCCAGGTGCAGGAGATGTGCGACCGCGTCGTGCTGCTCAACAAGGGCAAGGTCCTGCACGACGGCGACCCGATCGCCGCGGTGAGCATGTTCCGCGACGTGCTCGAGGAGCGCCGACAGGGCGAGCTGAGCCAGGACGTCGCCGTCGGGCGCGGGACCGTGCTCGGCGCCTCCGTCCACGCCGACGGCCGCGGTCCCCGCGACGGCGTCCGTCCCGGCGACGACCTGATCGTCGACATGGAGTTCGAGCACCTGGACGGCGTCTCCGACTGGGAGGCCGCGGTCCAGATCAACAACACCGCCGGTCAGGTCGTCTACGGCACCACGACGGGGATCATGGGCGTCTCGCTCGAGCCGTTGCACGGTCGACGGAAGCTCCGGCTGCGGATCGCCGACACCGCGTTCGGCACCGGGAAGTACTTCATCAACGTCTCGATGATGGACTCCGCCGGACGGCACCTGCACGACCTGCCCGAGTGCGACTCCTTCGAGGTCCCGTCCTTCGGCAACGCCGTCGGCACGGTGTACGCCGCTCCCTCGATCGAGGACGCCGACTGA
- a CDS encoding glycosyltransferase family 2 protein: MRLLRGPVLRQRRRHGVRRSLDRGRRLTRTAVVVVNWNRADLTTRAARAVLEDGAADEVVVVDNGSSDDSVAVLRDALPEATVVARATNGGFAAGANAGIAAADADVVVLLNNDAVPAPGFVAALRDHLLAAAPEVAAVTARIVLAGRWSRLPSDRSRPDAAAGDRMLRDHDGTAWAPSDDGEVRLNSTGVQVDRDGNGADRDWFAPDDRAAPTAVFGFSGGAAALRRAALDDVGLFDESLFMYYEDTELAWRLARRAWRVEYEPRAVVEHEHSASSGVRSDLFVYRNARNRLVVAFWHAPWTTVLRALVRTTVRGVRGGVGNREARLVLAALADVLRHLPGHLARRTRESRRASVPRRRVRTSA, translated from the coding sequence GTGCGACTCCTTCGAGGTCCCGTCCTTCGGCAACGCCGTCGGCACGGTGTACGCCGCTCCCTCGATCGAGGACGCCGACTGACCCGGACGGCGGTCGTCGTCGTCAACTGGAACCGCGCCGACCTGACCACCCGTGCTGCGCGTGCCGTGCTCGAGGACGGCGCCGCAGACGAGGTCGTGGTCGTCGACAACGGCTCCTCCGACGACTCCGTGGCCGTGCTCCGCGACGCCCTGCCCGAGGCGACCGTGGTCGCCCGCGCGACGAACGGCGGCTTCGCGGCCGGTGCGAACGCGGGCATCGCCGCGGCCGACGCCGACGTCGTCGTGCTCCTCAACAACGACGCGGTACCCGCCCCCGGCTTCGTCGCGGCACTGCGCGACCACCTGCTCGCCGCTGCACCGGAGGTCGCCGCGGTGACGGCACGCATCGTGCTCGCCGGGCGCTGGTCACGCCTCCCGTCCGACCGGTCTCGTCCGGACGCCGCAGCCGGGGACCGGATGCTGCGCGACCACGACGGGACGGCCTGGGCCCCGTCCGACGACGGCGAGGTCCGACTCAACTCGACCGGCGTGCAGGTCGACCGGGACGGGAACGGCGCCGACCGCGACTGGTTCGCCCCGGACGACCGCGCCGCGCCGACCGCGGTGTTCGGCTTCTCCGGTGGCGCCGCCGCCCTGCGACGCGCCGCACTCGACGACGTGGGGCTCTTCGACGAGTCGCTCTTCATGTACTACGAGGACACCGAGCTCGCCTGGCGCCTCGCGCGGCGCGCGTGGCGGGTCGAGTACGAGCCGCGGGCCGTCGTGGAGCACGAGCACTCGGCCTCCTCGGGGGTGCGGAGCGACCTCTTCGTCTACCGCAACGCCCGCAACCGGCTGGTCGTCGCCTTCTGGCACGCGCCGTGGACGACCGTGCTGCGGGCGCTCGTGCGGACGACCGTCCGAGGGGTGCGCGGTGGTGTCGGCAACCGGGAGGCACGGCTGGTCCTGGCAGCGCTGGCCGACGTCCTGCGGCACCTCCCCGGCCACCTCGCACGCCGGACCCGTGAGTCGCGACGGGCGTCCGTTCCGCGGCGGCGCGTGCGGACGTCGGCATGA
- a CDS encoding glycosyltransferase family 1 protein, translating into MPQTTVLIDGTAVPTALGGVGRYLEGIASHLAAAAGPELDVHLVVRPEHADHFRAVASGVHVHRAPGWTSSVPLRLLWEQVGLVRLARRLRAGVLHSPHYTFPLVWRGGSVVTLHDATFFSHPQWHSRLKRTFFTWWSRRSLRTRPAVLVPSAATGTEAARVVSGIRARVLVAPLGVDHAVFHEPDGDAIADARIAAGIPEGADWIAFLGTIEPRKNVGALLSAYRTVRRTRAAEGSETPWLVLSGARGWDTEALAALDALQPEDHVVEAGYLPLEDLSGFLGGAELVVYPSLGEGFGLPVVEAMATGACVVTTRRLSLPEVGGDAAVYTEPDAASIADAIGALLADEATRTAHRRAARDRAARFTWDATARVHVEAYREVAR; encoded by the coding sequence GTGCCGCAGACCACCGTCCTGATCGACGGAACCGCGGTACCGACGGCCCTCGGCGGCGTGGGCCGGTACCTCGAGGGGATCGCGTCGCACCTGGCAGCCGCCGCTGGTCCGGAGCTCGACGTCCACCTGGTCGTGCGACCGGAGCACGCCGACCACTTCCGCGCGGTCGCCTCCGGTGTCCATGTGCACCGTGCCCCGGGGTGGACGTCGTCCGTCCCGCTCCGGCTCCTCTGGGAGCAGGTCGGGCTCGTGCGACTCGCCCGTCGCCTCCGCGCCGGCGTCCTGCACTCCCCGCACTACACCTTCCCGCTCGTCTGGCGCGGCGGATCGGTCGTCACGCTGCACGACGCGACGTTCTTCTCCCACCCGCAGTGGCACTCGCGCCTGAAGCGCACGTTCTTCACCTGGTGGAGCCGGCGCTCGCTCCGGACCCGTCCGGCGGTCCTCGTGCCGAGCGCCGCGACCGGAACAGAGGCGGCGCGGGTGGTCTCCGGCATCCGCGCCCGCGTGCTGGTGGCCCCCCTCGGGGTCGACCACGCCGTCTTCCACGAGCCGGACGGCGACGCGATCGCCGACGCCCGCATCGCTGCCGGGATCCCCGAGGGCGCGGACTGGATCGCCTTCCTCGGCACGATCGAGCCGCGCAAGAACGTCGGTGCGCTCCTGTCGGCCTACCGAACCGTCCGCCGTACCCGTGCTGCCGAGGGCAGTGAGACGCCGTGGCTCGTGCTGTCCGGCGCCCGGGGCTGGGACACCGAGGCGCTCGCCGCGCTCGACGCGCTGCAGCCGGAGGACCACGTCGTCGAAGCCGGGTACCTGCCGCTCGAGGACCTCTCGGGCTTCCTCGGCGGCGCCGAACTCGTCGTCTACCCGAGTCTCGGCGAGGGCTTCGGCCTCCCGGTGGTCGAAGCCATGGCGACCGGTGCGTGCGTCGTGACGACCCGACGGTTGTCCCTGCCGGAGGTCGGCGGCGACGCCGCGGTGTACACCGAACCGGACGCCGCGTCGATCGCCGACGCGATCGGTGCGTTGCTGGCGGACGAGGCGACCCGGACCGCCCACCGACGTGCCGCCCGCGACCGCGCCGCCCGGTTCACGTGGGATGCCACCGCCCGCGTGCACGTCGAGGCGTACCGCGAGGTCGCCCGGTGA
- a CDS encoding glycosyltransferase family 2 protein: MSRARVAVLTVTYNTGETIRPFLESVRRASSTELPVVIADNGSADLQGLRAIAEGYGATVVSSGGNRGYGGGIDAALDALDDELPDEDPEFLLVTNPDVVLGDGAVDELVAAADRLPTGGAFGPQVLDEHGETYPSARQLPSLRTGLGHAAFSRLWPGNPWSQRYWSTTRVEERSAGWLSGACFLIRTSLFRQLGGFDETYFMYFEDVDLGQRVGEAGAENVYVPSARVVHTGAHSTSSNRKRMEIEHHRSAYRFLSRKYRAWWLWPLRLVLRVGLATRARWVTRK; this comes from the coding sequence GTGAGCCGCGCGCGGGTCGCGGTCCTCACCGTGACGTACAACACGGGCGAGACCATCCGGCCGTTCCTCGAGAGCGTTCGGCGTGCATCGTCCACCGAGCTGCCGGTGGTCATCGCGGACAACGGCTCGGCCGACCTGCAGGGCCTCCGGGCGATCGCCGAGGGGTACGGCGCCACCGTGGTCTCCTCCGGGGGCAACCGCGGCTACGGCGGCGGCATCGACGCGGCGCTCGACGCCCTCGACGACGAGCTCCCGGACGAGGACCCGGAGTTCCTCCTCGTCACGAACCCCGACGTGGTCCTCGGCGACGGCGCGGTCGACGAACTGGTCGCAGCGGCTGACCGGCTGCCGACCGGCGGCGCGTTCGGCCCGCAGGTGCTCGACGAACACGGCGAGACGTACCCGTCGGCCCGACAGCTGCCGTCCCTGCGCACGGGGCTCGGGCACGCGGCCTTCTCGCGGCTCTGGCCGGGCAATCCGTGGAGCCAGCGCTACTGGTCGACCACCCGCGTCGAGGAGCGGTCTGCGGGGTGGCTCTCGGGCGCCTGCTTCCTGATCCGGACGTCGCTGTTCCGGCAGCTCGGCGGGTTCGACGAGACGTACTTCATGTACTTCGAGGACGTGGACCTCGGGCAGCGCGTCGGCGAGGCGGGCGCGGAGAACGTGTACGTGCCGAGCGCCCGCGTCGTCCACACGGGCGCGCACTCGACCTCGTCGAACCGGAAGCGCATGGAGATCGAGCACCACCGGAGCGCGTACCGCTTCCTGTCCCGGAAGTACCGCGCGTGGTGGCTGTGGCCGCTCCGGCTCGTGCTCCGGGTGGGGCTGGCGACCCGCGCGCGCTGGGTCACCCGCAAGTAG
- a CDS encoding glycosyltransferase, whose translation MTASPVRVAGWDGALPHLDTPVTVVVTTRSDRHGEVPRLIAVARAALGDGADVRAVSYVADASPRDGFDPAVPWVRTDPVDGIGSAVNAGIAAGVGQTLVLVDTSVVLDAAALRVLAHDVRRPTQARVVTADGSLRNGALLVRPGALPWADDRPVSQDGPVFGADQPVVSMPQRAVVAAPCLPDERTVLTAWTVAVADAVSTTVTTRDVGPVRRTVEPGRTVDAAVVDVVASWRGRARTPTEYPGSGVVAGPPLPPWGARPVTPTTRTEDDDGRLSWSVKIAAPAGADGDGWGDVHFADELAAALRRLGQRVRVDRRDAHVRPDDAGDDVTLVVRGLDRVPPNPASVNLLWVISHPDDVSDTELRSFDAVFAAGAVWAATAADRAGVPVRTLLQATDPAVFHPVSGAVPTGDDPDAGRVVFVGSTRGVERAVVQDAVALGADLRVHGPGWAGLVPPAALGAPSLERRAVARAYASARVVLNDHWPDMAAGGFVSNRVFDVLAAGGVVVTDPVAGLGDLLDLPTLAVAHDRDELAGLLDPARPWPDVAERSAVATRIAAEHSFDARAQVLLDVARRERARLRV comes from the coding sequence ATGACGGCGTCACCCGTCCGGGTGGCCGGCTGGGACGGAGCGCTCCCGCACCTGGACACGCCGGTCACCGTGGTCGTCACGACCCGATCGGACCGGCACGGCGAGGTGCCGCGGCTGATCGCGGTCGCGCGAGCGGCCCTCGGCGACGGAGCCGACGTCCGCGCCGTGTCCTACGTGGCCGACGCCTCGCCCCGTGACGGCTTCGACCCGGCCGTGCCCTGGGTCCGCACCGACCCGGTCGACGGCATCGGGTCGGCGGTGAACGCGGGGATCGCCGCCGGCGTCGGGCAGACCCTGGTCCTGGTCGACACGTCGGTCGTGCTCGACGCCGCAGCGCTCCGGGTGCTCGCACACGACGTCCGTCGCCCGACACAGGCGCGCGTGGTGACGGCAGACGGTTCCCTCCGGAACGGCGCGCTGCTCGTCCGCCCCGGTGCCCTGCCGTGGGCCGACGACCGCCCGGTCTCGCAGGACGGGCCGGTGTTCGGGGCCGACCAGCCGGTCGTCTCGATGCCGCAGCGTGCCGTGGTCGCGGCGCCGTGCCTCCCGGACGAGCGCACCGTCCTGACGGCGTGGACCGTCGCGGTAGCCGACGCCGTCTCGACGACGGTGACGACCCGCGACGTCGGGCCGGTCCGCCGGACGGTGGAACCGGGACGAACGGTCGACGCCGCCGTGGTGGACGTCGTCGCGTCGTGGCGCGGACGGGCCCGGACGCCGACGGAGTACCCGGGCTCGGGCGTGGTCGCGGGACCGCCGTTGCCGCCGTGGGGTGCTCGACCGGTGACACCCACGACCCGGACCGAGGACGACGACGGACGGTTGTCCTGGTCGGTCAAGATCGCTGCGCCCGCCGGTGCGGACGGCGACGGCTGGGGCGACGTGCACTTCGCCGACGAACTCGCCGCGGCCCTCCGGCGACTCGGGCAGCGTGTGCGGGTCGACCGCCGCGACGCCCATGTCCGTCCCGACGACGCGGGCGACGATGTGACGCTCGTCGTCCGCGGGCTCGACCGGGTGCCGCCGAACCCCGCGTCCGTGAACCTGCTCTGGGTGATCAGCCACCCGGACGACGTGTCCGACACCGAGCTCAGGTCATTCGACGCGGTCTTCGCCGCCGGAGCGGTGTGGGCAGCCACCGCTGCGGATCGCGCCGGCGTGCCCGTCCGGACGCTGCTGCAGGCCACCGACCCGGCGGTGTTCCACCCGGTCTCCGGCGCCGTTCCGACGGGCGACGACCCGGACGCCGGCCGCGTGGTGTTCGTCGGGTCGACGCGCGGAGTGGAGCGTGCCGTCGTCCAGGACGCGGTCGCGCTCGGAGCGGACCTGCGCGTGCACGGCCCGGGGTGGGCAGGCCTGGTGCCGCCCGCCGCGCTCGGCGCCCCGTCGCTCGAGCGACGGGCGGTGGCGCGCGCCTACGCGTCCGCACGCGTGGTCCTCAACGACCACTGGCCGGACATGGCGGCCGGCGGCTTCGTGTCGAACCGGGTGTTCGACGTGCTCGCCGCAGGCGGGGTCGTCGTCACCGACCCGGTGGCCGGGCTGGGGGACCTGCTCGACCTGCCGACGCTGGCGGTCGCGCACGACCGCGACGAGCTCGCAGGTCTGCTCGATCCCGCGCGTCCCTGGCCGGACGTGGCGGAGCGGTCGGCGGTGGCCACCAGGATCGCCGCGGAGCACTCCTTCGATGCACGGGCGCAGGTGCTGCTCGACGTCGCGCGCAGGGAGCGTGCGCGGCTGCGCGTCTGA
- the rfbA gene encoding glucose-1-phosphate thymidylyltransferase RfbA has protein sequence MKGIILAGGSGTRLWPITKGISKQLMPIYDKPMVYYPLSTLMMAGIREVLVITTPEYNDQFRALLGDGSALGMDIQYAVQPSPDGLAQAFVIGEDFIGDDSVALVLGDNIFHGTGLGTNLRKNTEVDGATIFAYHVADPTAYGVVEFDDSFTAVSIEEKPAQPKSNYAVPGLYFYDNSVIEIAKTIEPSARGELEISTVNERYLDSGKLGVQVLDRGTAWLDTGTFESMMQASEYVKVIEDRQGFKIGCIEEIAWRNGWIDDAQLAELAAPLVKGGYGVYLQRLLDA, from the coding sequence GTGAAGGGCATCATCCTGGCCGGCGGTTCCGGCACCCGCCTGTGGCCGATCACCAAGGGCATCAGCAAGCAGCTCATGCCGATCTACGACAAGCCGATGGTCTACTACCCGCTGTCGACGCTCATGATGGCCGGGATCCGCGAGGTCCTCGTCATCACGACGCCGGAGTACAACGACCAGTTCAGGGCGTTGCTCGGCGACGGCTCCGCGCTGGGCATGGACATCCAGTACGCGGTCCAGCCGAGCCCGGACGGTCTCGCGCAGGCCTTCGTCATCGGCGAGGACTTCATCGGCGACGACAGCGTCGCACTCGTCCTCGGTGACAACATCTTCCACGGCACGGGCCTCGGCACGAACCTGCGGAAGAACACCGAGGTCGACGGCGCGACGATCTTCGCGTACCACGTCGCCGACCCGACGGCGTACGGCGTCGTCGAGTTCGACGACTCGTTCACGGCGGTCTCCATCGAGGAGAAGCCCGCGCAGCCGAAGTCGAACTACGCGGTCCCCGGCCTGTACTTCTACGACAACTCGGTGATCGAGATCGCGAAGACCATCGAGCCGAGCGCCCGCGGGGAGCTCGAGATCTCGACGGTCAACGAGCGCTACCTCGACTCCGGCAAGCTCGGCGTGCAGGTCCTCGACCGCGGCACGGCCTGGCTGGACACCGGCACCTTCGAGTCCATGATGCAGGCGTCCGAGTACGTCAAGGTCATCGAGGACCGTCAGGGCTTCAAGATCGGGTGCATCGAGGAGATCGCCTGGCGCAACGGCTGGATCGACGACGCGCAGCTCGCCGAGCTCGCCGCACCCCTCGTCAAGGGTGGGTACGGCGTGTACCTGCAGCGACTGCTCGACGCCTGA
- the rfbC gene encoding dTDP-4-dehydrorhamnose 3,5-epimerase, producing MQIRELKIPGAWEFTPVQHGDARGAFLEAYRADVLEETVGHPLDLRQVNMSISSAGVARGIHYALVAPSQAKYVTAVRGAFIDYIVDIRVGSPTFGQWDSVRIDDVDRKAVYLSEGLGHAIVALEDRSTVNYLVSAHYDPEREKGITILDPTVGLELPDGIGDPVLSDKDTKAPTLEQAAEQGLLPTYEEAVAYTESLRTKK from the coding sequence GTGCAGATCCGCGAACTGAAGATCCCCGGCGCGTGGGAGTTCACGCCCGTCCAGCACGGCGACGCACGAGGAGCGTTCCTCGAGGCGTACCGCGCAGACGTCCTCGAGGAGACCGTCGGTCACCCGCTGGACCTCCGGCAGGTCAACATGTCGATCTCGTCGGCCGGTGTGGCCCGGGGCATCCACTACGCCCTCGTCGCGCCCAGCCAGGCGAAGTACGTGACCGCCGTCCGCGGCGCCTTCATCGACTACATCGTCGACATCCGGGTGGGGTCCCCGACGTTCGGCCAGTGGGACTCGGTCCGGATCGACGACGTCGACCGCAAGGCCGTGTACCTGTCCGAGGGCCTCGGGCACGCCATCGTCGCGCTCGAGGACCGCTCGACCGTGAACTACCTCGTCAGCGCGCACTACGACCCCGAGCGGGAGAAGGGGATCACCATCCTCGACCCGACCGTCGGGCTCGAGCTGCCGGACGGGATCGGCGATCCCGTGCTGTCCGACAAGGACACGAAGGCGCCGACGCTCGAACAGGCAGCCGAGCAGGGCCTGCTGCCGACCTACGAGGAAGCGGTGGCGTACACCGAGTCCCTCCGGACGAAGAAGTAA
- a CDS encoding DUF2142 domain-containing protein: MLLAHIRRHAAAWVFAAVAGAAVSLFCTVVPAGWGLDEQSHVARAYQVSRAIPLPYVREDGKTLGASVPEKIMAVEAAGFSASNGVDRSAPSWQRADFSNRAQVHELNAAVVEPGDPTVDYDVSNASASSFVPYLPAAVGMRIGSVLGANVGATMLLAKLINGLVFVMLGTAAVAVLAPFRARWLFFAIGLLPETVFQSAYVTADSYTDGIALLFAAAVTRLALDRRPATITLLVGTVAAALGIAAAKPTYVVLVLALLAIPGARLLPARLAERVARPALVGKAVAAGMIVVVGAVALVVLKLVGNSTVAIAATYDRGADSGAQVEYLLHHPLHVPVVLWRTIEVFGLSWTESLTGNFGYNTVHQVEPFVTMCIVTVVLAAFHAERLRRVVGLTFLLGSLVAGFAVIGALYLTFNAPGDPMAVGVQGRYFIPLLAPFVLGLAALLPIRLALRERHAAIVFPALSTVALLASGVLWLSFLY; this comes from the coding sequence GTGCTGCTCGCACACATCCGACGTCACGCAGCAGCGTGGGTCTTCGCGGCCGTCGCCGGTGCTGCGGTCTCGCTCTTCTGCACCGTGGTGCCCGCCGGCTGGGGGCTCGACGAGCAGTCCCACGTGGCCCGGGCCTACCAGGTCAGCCGGGCGATCCCGCTGCCCTACGTACGGGAGGACGGGAAGACCCTCGGGGCCTCGGTCCCGGAGAAGATCATGGCGGTCGAGGCAGCCGGGTTCTCGGCATCGAACGGCGTCGACCGGAGTGCGCCGTCCTGGCAGCGGGCGGACTTCTCGAACCGCGCCCAGGTGCACGAGCTGAACGCAGCCGTCGTCGAGCCGGGCGATCCGACCGTCGACTACGACGTGTCGAACGCCTCGGCGTCGAGCTTCGTGCCCTACCTGCCCGCCGCCGTCGGCATGCGGATCGGGTCGGTCCTCGGCGCGAACGTCGGTGCGACGATGCTGCTCGCCAAGCTCATCAACGGACTCGTCTTCGTCATGCTCGGGACCGCCGCGGTCGCCGTCCTCGCACCCTTCCGTGCTCGCTGGCTGTTCTTCGCGATCGGACTGCTACCGGAAACCGTCTTCCAGTCCGCGTACGTCACCGCGGACTCGTACACCGACGGCATCGCCCTGCTGTTCGCGGCCGCGGTCACCCGGCTCGCACTCGACCGGCGACCGGCGACCATCACGCTGCTCGTCGGGACGGTCGCCGCAGCACTCGGCATAGCAGCCGCGAAGCCGACGTACGTGGTGCTGGTGCTGGCGCTGCTCGCGATCCCGGGGGCCCGGCTGCTCCCGGCCCGACTCGCCGAGCGGGTGGCGCGTCCTGCCCTGGTGGGCAAGGCGGTGGCGGCCGGCATGATCGTCGTCGTCGGGGCCGTCGCGCTCGTCGTGCTCAAGTTGGTGGGCAACTCGACCGTCGCGATCGCCGCGACCTACGACCGCGGCGCGGACAGCGGCGCACAGGTCGAGTACCTCCTGCACCATCCGCTGCACGTCCCCGTCGTGCTGTGGCGGACCATCGAGGTCTTCGGGCTGTCCTGGACGGAGAGCCTGACCGGCAACTTCGGCTACAACACGGTGCACCAGGTCGAGCCGTTCGTCACGATGTGCATCGTGACGGTCGTCCTCGCCGCGTTCCACGCCGAGCGGCTCCGCCGGGTCGTCGGCCTGACGTTCCTGCTCGGGAGCCTCGTCGCGGGTTTCGCCGTGATCGGCGCGCTCTACCTCACCTTCAACGCACCGGGCGACCCGATGGCGGTCGGCGTGCAGGGGCGCTACTTCATCCCGCTGCTCGCACCCTTCGTCCTCGGTCTGGCGGCGCTCCTGCCGATCCGGCTGGCGTTGCGCGAGCGGCACGCGGCGATCGTCTTCCCGGCCCTGTCGACGGTCGCGCTGCTCGCGAGCGGCGTGCTCTGGCTCTCGTTCCTGTACTGA